Proteins encoded by one window of Streptomyces uncialis:
- a CDS encoding sugar phosphate isomerase/epimerase family protein, producing the protein MNQHSEPASAPASGATPDESLRRVLGVDRRRFLSTCSAVGAVAVAAPVFGASPALADSRGRGHGHGHGHGHGHDRRALVPAHKRGIILYTVRDAIARDPLASELPSGFREVFKQLARYGYRQVEFAGYGQHANAPGGANLDNVQGARLLRSWLDDYGLRAQGNHGFIPATLTAPDLDRFKQALEIANILGMDHMGTGGDPTWSSHRADWDKAADHWNAIGAVARRAGIKLYTHNHDGAYDFLLDGGPPDAQGRPTRSSGVRKLEYFLKRTDPRDVWLELDIFWAHVARYKFHTYTAHDGSQRRSLFDPAKLVARNGTRYPLFHAKDGTVNESSGNGYDMVPFGTGDIDYERFFSRVGRKTYHNPMVEQDNAPSSSAPTQSLDSARTGYTNLAALRAC; encoded by the coding sequence GTGAACCAGCACTCCGAGCCCGCCTCCGCACCCGCCTCCGGAGCCACCCCGGACGAGTCCCTGCGCCGGGTCCTGGGCGTGGACCGCCGCCGCTTCCTGAGCACCTGCTCAGCCGTCGGGGCGGTCGCGGTCGCGGCCCCCGTCTTCGGCGCGTCCCCGGCCCTCGCGGACAGCCGCGGCCGGGGCCACGGCCATGGTCATGGGCACGGCCACGGCCATGACCGGCGTGCCCTCGTCCCCGCCCACAAGCGCGGCATCATCCTCTACACCGTCCGGGACGCGATCGCCCGCGACCCGCTGGCGAGCGAGCTGCCGTCCGGCTTCCGCGAGGTCTTCAAGCAGCTCGCCCGCTACGGCTACCGGCAGGTCGAGTTCGCCGGATACGGCCAGCACGCGAACGCCCCCGGCGGCGCGAACCTCGACAACGTCCAGGGCGCCCGGCTCCTGCGCTCCTGGCTCGACGACTACGGGCTGCGGGCCCAGGGCAACCACGGCTTCATACCCGCGACCCTCACCGCACCGGACCTCGACCGTTTCAAGCAGGCCCTGGAGATCGCCAACATCCTCGGCATGGACCACATGGGCACCGGCGGCGACCCCACCTGGTCCTCGCACCGCGCCGACTGGGACAAGGCCGCCGACCACTGGAACGCGATCGGCGCCGTGGCCCGCCGCGCGGGCATCAAGCTGTACACCCACAACCACGACGGCGCGTACGACTTCCTGCTGGACGGCGGCCCCCCCGACGCCCAGGGCCGCCCGACCCGCAGCTCCGGCGTCCGCAAGCTGGAGTACTTCCTGAAGCGGACCGACCCCCGCGACGTCTGGCTGGAGCTGGACATCTTCTGGGCCCATGTCGCCCGGTACAAGTTCCACACCTACACCGCGCACGACGGCTCCCAGCGCCGCAGCCTCTTCGACCCGGCGAAGCTCGTCGCCCGCAACGGCACGCGCTACCCGCTGTTCCACGCGAAGGACGGCACCGTCAACGAGAGCAGCGGCAACGGCTACGACATGGTGCCCTTCGGCACGGGCGACATCGACTACGAACGCTTCTTCTCCCGCGTCGGCCGGAAGACCTACCACAACCCGATGGTCGAACAGGACAACGCCCCCAGCAGCTCGGCCCCCACCCAGTCCCTGGACTCCGCCCGCACCGGCTACACCAACCTGGCAGCCCTCCGAGCCTGCTGA
- a CDS encoding CDP-alcohol phosphatidyltransferase family protein encodes MALNQASGEDGTRLARHDIAAGAVAQVLLLALLAGTVGLGPAGRLTGLVFAVGTWLLLIRALRRARPGPFGPANRVTLARATLVGGVTALVADSLDGPPRVTPLAALAGVALVLDAVDGLVARRTGTVSELGARFDMEVDAFLILVLSVYVSARLGVWVLLIGLMRYGFVAAARVLPWLNAPLTPSTARKAVAAFQGVALLAAATYLPRPLALPVILLALTTLTWSFGRDIHTLHRTRPLRDPTPRESATVG; translated from the coding sequence ATGGCCCTGAACCAGGCATCTGGCGAGGACGGAACGCGGCTGGCGCGGCATGACATCGCGGCGGGCGCGGTGGCGCAGGTGCTGCTGCTCGCGCTGCTGGCCGGGACCGTCGGGCTGGGCCCGGCGGGACGGCTGACGGGGCTCGTCTTCGCGGTGGGGACCTGGCTGCTCCTGATCCGCGCCCTGCGCCGGGCGCGGCCCGGCCCGTTCGGTCCGGCGAACCGGGTGACGCTGGCGCGGGCGACCCTGGTCGGCGGGGTGACGGCCCTGGTGGCGGACTCGCTCGACGGCCCGCCCCGGGTGACCCCGCTGGCGGCGCTGGCGGGGGTGGCCCTGGTCCTGGACGCCGTGGACGGCCTGGTGGCCCGCCGCACGGGGACGGTGTCGGAGTTGGGCGCCCGGTTCGACATGGAGGTGGACGCGTTCCTGATCCTGGTGCTCAGTGTGTACGTCTCCGCCCGGCTGGGGGTGTGGGTCCTGCTGATCGGGCTGATGCGGTACGGGTTCGTGGCCGCCGCGCGGGTACTGCCCTGGCTGAACGCCCCGTTGACGCCGAGCACGGCCCGCAAGGCGGTCGCCGCGTTCCAGGGCGTGGCCCTCCTCGCGGCGGCCACCTACCTCCCCCGGCCGCTGGCCCTGCCCGTGATCCTCCTCGCCCTCACCACCCTGACCTGGTCCTTCGGCCGCGACATCCACACCTTGCACCGAACCCGCCCCCTCCGGGACCCCACGCCCCGGGAGTCGGCGACGGTGGGCTGA
- a CDS encoding zinc-dependent alcohol dehydrogenase, with the protein MPLPEPGDGDVVVRSLYSGVSRGTETLVLRGGVPRSQHTAMRAPFQEGDFPAPVKYGYLNVGVVEGGCAALLGRTVFCLYPHQTRYVVPATAVTPVPGTVPAARAILAGTMETAVNALWDAAPLVGDRIAVVGAGMVGACVAALLVRFPGVRVQLVDADPAKAAIADALGVRFAAPDDALGGCDLVVHASATEAGLARSLELLAPEGTVLELSWYGDRKVSLPLGEAFHSGRLVVRASQVGAVSPARRSRRDFRDRLALALDLLADPALDALITGESAFDDLPRDMARIAAGELPGLCHRVVYGSEGRWAP; encoded by the coding sequence GTGCCCCTGCCCGAGCCGGGGGACGGTGATGTCGTCGTGCGGAGCCTGTACTCCGGGGTCAGCCGGGGCACCGAGACCCTGGTGCTGCGCGGAGGGGTACCCCGCAGCCAGCACACTGCCATGCGCGCGCCCTTCCAGGAGGGAGACTTCCCGGCGCCCGTGAAGTACGGATATCTCAACGTCGGTGTGGTGGAGGGCGGCTGCGCCGCGCTCCTCGGCCGGACCGTGTTCTGTCTGTACCCCCACCAGACCCGCTACGTCGTCCCCGCCACCGCCGTCACCCCGGTCCCCGGCACCGTTCCCGCCGCCCGCGCGATCCTCGCCGGGACGATGGAGACCGCCGTCAACGCCCTCTGGGACGCGGCGCCCCTGGTCGGTGACCGGATCGCGGTCGTCGGGGCCGGAATGGTCGGCGCCTGTGTGGCGGCCCTCCTCGTCCGCTTCCCCGGCGTACGGGTGCAACTCGTGGACGCCGACCCCGCCAAGGCCGCCATCGCCGACGCGCTCGGGGTGCGGTTCGCGGCGCCCGACGACGCGCTCGGCGGCTGCGACCTCGTCGTCCACGCCAGCGCCACCGAGGCCGGGCTGGCGCGGTCCCTGGAACTGCTCGCGCCGGAGGGCACCGTGCTGGAACTGAGCTGGTACGGCGACCGCAAGGTGTCGCTGCCGCTGGGGGAGGCGTTCCACTCGGGGCGGCTGGTGGTGCGCGCCAGTCAGGTCGGGGCGGTGTCACCGGCCCGCCGTTCCCGGCGGGACTTCCGCGACCGGCTCGCCCTCGCGCTCGACCTGCTCGCCGACCCCGCCCTCGACGCGCTGATCACCGGCGAGTCCGCCTTCGACGACCTGCCTCGCGACATGGCGCGTATCGCGGCGGGGGAACTGCCCGGACTCTGCCACCGTGTCGTCTACGGGAGCGAGGGGCGGTGGGCCCCGTGA